In Notamacropus eugenii isolate mMacEug1 chromosome 1, mMacEug1.pri_v2, whole genome shotgun sequence, one genomic interval encodes:
- the LOC140528296 gene encoding pre-rRNA-processing protein TSR2 homolog — MVVSAEQAWALFGTDVWVVLEAWPVLQIAVENSFRGAHSHEKTLCFRGAVQDYFIQNTDLEQDEVEDFLADNMSTEFDTVIEDESLPQMGQKQKDVKAMESQTVDQTNDDSDQEEEIDGGDEEMEVTDSRETPTLPYDAQTGPSSATSLAFLGHEAADDNWIVIQRKKK; from the exons ATGGTGGTGTCTGCAGAGCAGGCGTGGGCCTTGTTTGGCACTGATGTTTGGGTGGTGCTGGAGGCCTGGCCAGTGCTGCAGATCGCTGTGGAGAACAGCTTCAGGGGAGCCCACAGCCACGAGAAGACCCTGTGTTTCAGGGGAGCTGTCCAGGACTATTTCATCCAGAACACTGACCTGGAGCAGGATGAGGTGGAGGACTTCCTGGCTGACAACATGAGCACCGAATTTGATACTGTGATAGAAGATGAAAGCCTGCCCCAG ATGGGTCAGAAGCAGAAGGATGTCAAAGCTATGGAGTCTCAGACAGTTGACCAGACCAATGATGACTCAGAccaggaggaagaaatagatgggggagatgaggaaatggaggtgacTGACAGCAGGGaaacccctaccctaccctatGATGCCCAGACTGGTCCATCATCTGCCACTAGCTTGGCCTTCCTTGGACATGAAGCTGCTGATGATAATTGGATTGTCATCCAGAGGAAAAAGAAGTGA